Proteins from a single region of Stigmatella erecta:
- a CDS encoding proton-conducting transporter membrane subunit, with the protein MNLQNLSLLALAWAVLIPAVLGLAQLGGLRFPERLTQRLAVAHAAGLLAAALALGVLFIQTPERLVEVATPPLLVTHGYEWRVVLLIDRLSVTYMALVALIYPVIVRFSRPSFHREPGSQRYWFLVTLLAFALTSVSLAGNIDVLYLGWELVGVSSVMLIAFFRRNPRSYQNSLRTLVYYRVCDLGLLGAAMWIHHALPTADFSHFAENASVPTAAGVALVLLFATLAKSAQFPMSPWLHRAMEGPASSSAIFYGALSVHLGPLLLLRTSALWMPHPGVRVAMAAVGLLTAVFATLVGHTRPDAKTSLAYATMAQLGLLYVEISLGLHTLALVHLCAHAGLRSWQFLRSSSLIQDFQDNPLVGTDVRLRRRAHWELVLPVRARQALYLAASRLFWLDSIQWRFIARPFLGLFTWLATLEDRLLGGSPRQRNS; encoded by the coding sequence GTGAACCTCCAGAACCTCTCCCTGCTGGCCCTGGCCTGGGCGGTGCTCATTCCCGCCGTGCTCGGGCTCGCCCAGCTGGGCGGCCTCCGGTTTCCGGAGCGGCTCACCCAGCGGCTCGCCGTGGCCCATGCCGCGGGGTTGCTGGCCGCGGCCCTGGCGCTGGGGGTCCTCTTCATCCAGACGCCCGAGCGCCTCGTGGAGGTGGCGACGCCGCCCCTGCTCGTGACGCACGGCTATGAGTGGCGGGTGGTGCTGCTCATCGACCGGCTCTCCGTCACGTACATGGCCCTGGTGGCGCTCATCTACCCGGTCATCGTGCGCTTCTCCCGGCCGTCGTTCCACCGGGAGCCGGGCTCCCAGCGCTACTGGTTCCTCGTGACGTTGCTGGCCTTCGCGCTCACGTCCGTGTCGCTCGCGGGCAACATCGACGTGCTCTACCTGGGCTGGGAGCTGGTGGGCGTCTCGTCGGTGATGCTGATCGCCTTCTTCCGGCGCAACCCGCGCAGCTACCAGAACAGCCTGCGCACGCTCGTCTACTACCGCGTGTGCGATCTGGGGCTGCTCGGCGCGGCCATGTGGATTCACCACGCGCTGCCCACCGCGGACTTCTCCCACTTCGCGGAGAACGCCTCGGTGCCCACGGCGGCGGGGGTGGCCCTGGTGCTGCTGTTCGCCACGCTGGCGAAGTCCGCCCAGTTTCCCATGTCGCCCTGGCTCCACCGCGCCATGGAGGGCCCGGCGTCCTCGAGCGCCATCTTCTATGGCGCGCTGTCCGTCCACCTGGGGCCCTTGCTGCTCCTGCGCACGAGCGCGCTGTGGATGCCGCACCCCGGGGTGCGCGTGGCGATGGCGGCGGTGGGCCTGCTGACGGCGGTGTTCGCCACGCTCGTGGGCCACACGCGCCCCGATGCGAAGACGTCGCTGGCCTATGCGACGATGGCGCAGCTCGGACTGCTGTACGTGGAGATCAGCCTCGGGCTGCACACACTCGCGCTCGTCCACCTGTGCGCGCACGCCGGCTTGAGATCGTGGCAGTTCCTGCGCTCCTCCTCGCTCATCCAGGACTTTCAGGACAACCCGCTCGTGGGAACGGATGTCCGCCTGCGGCGGCGTGCCCACTGGGAACTGGTGCTCCCCGTGAGGGCCCGCCAGGCGCTGTACCTGGCGGCCTCGCGGCTCTTCTGGCTGGACAGCATCCAGTGGAGATTCATCGCGCGGCCCTTCCTGGGGCTCTTTACGTGGCTTGCCACCCTTGAGGACCGTTTGCTCGGGGGCTCCCCGCGCCAGCGGAACAGCTGA
- a CDS encoding proton-conducting transporter membrane subunit: MAAAVPARATGRWSLGVGGAAALGIWLAPTRPLFAVAWAAFFVWLCVRASVGGPGRSVRIPVLPVVAGVVTTVLAIWTTPAQPFAALGAAVAGGLLPFHLWVEDLRRRLQWREFLLLLLCQPGVAWLHRAVGEDPTALSGSLGTVVLILFVASALVQSGLGLVRKEPTRALSAITFSQSWLLMAGAFAGHIGWESARMLLISTVAGSFVLMTITGLLKDTYGIEQLAPDNGLAEVAPDLHRLFIAMGWLFVGLPGGLAFFAEDLLFHALLEHSLTATIGFLAATALNGIVFYRVYASLFCGPTRPELRDQPSSAASRRWRVALLTVVTGLVILGGFAPALFV; encoded by the coding sequence ATGGCCGCAGCCGTTCCCGCCCGTGCCACGGGCCGGTGGTCCTTGGGCGTGGGCGGCGCCGCCGCGCTGGGCATCTGGCTGGCCCCGACACGCCCGTTGTTCGCCGTGGCGTGGGCGGCCTTCTTCGTGTGGCTGTGCGTGCGGGCCAGCGTGGGAGGCCCGGGGCGCTCCGTCCGCATCCCCGTCCTGCCGGTGGTGGCGGGGGTGGTGACCACGGTGCTGGCGATCTGGACCACGCCGGCGCAGCCGTTCGCCGCGCTGGGGGCCGCCGTGGCCGGAGGGCTCCTGCCGTTCCACCTGTGGGTGGAGGACCTGCGCCGCCGGCTCCAGTGGCGGGAGTTCCTCCTGCTCCTGCTCTGCCAGCCGGGGGTGGCCTGGCTCCACCGCGCCGTGGGGGAGGACCCCACCGCGCTCAGCGGCTCGCTGGGCACCGTGGTGCTGATCCTCTTCGTGGCGAGCGCCCTGGTGCAGTCCGGCCTCGGGCTGGTGCGCAAGGAGCCCACGCGGGCGCTCTCGGCCATCACCTTCTCGCAGTCCTGGCTGCTGATGGCGGGCGCCTTCGCCGGACACATCGGCTGGGAGTCGGCCCGGATGCTCCTCATCTCCACCGTGGCCGGCAGCTTCGTGCTGATGACCATCACCGGGCTGCTCAAGGACACCTATGGCATCGAGCAGCTGGCGCCGGACAACGGGCTGGCCGAGGTGGCGCCGGACCTGCACCGGCTCTTCATCGCCATGGGGTGGCTCTTCGTCGGGCTTCCGGGAGGCCTGGCCTTCTTCGCGGAGGATCTGCTCTTCCACGCGCTCCTGGAGCACTCCCTCACGGCCACGATCGGGTTCCTGGCCGCCACGGCGCTGAACGGCATCGTGTTCTACCGCGTCTACGCGAGCCTCTTCTGCGGGCCCACGCGCCCCGAGCTGAGAGACCAGCCCTCCAGCGCGGCCTCCCGCCGCTGGCGCGTGGCGCTGCTGACGGTGGTGACGGGGCTCGTCATCCTGGGAGGTTTCGCCCCCGCGCTCTTTGTGTGA
- a CDS encoding response regulator, which produces MKHSPTRTEGMPADAMPRLLLAEDDTEMRCLLSRALRRSGFHVTELRDGRETLSLLVHCATQAPEQLPHLLISDVRMPGCTGLEVLAQLRRVHAGLPVILITSFGDEATHEEARRLGAAQVIDKPFDVDELCAAAWTLVPCS; this is translated from the coding sequence ATGAAGCACTCGCCAACGCGTACCGAGGGAATGCCCGCCGATGCCATGCCCCGCCTGCTGCTGGCGGAGGATGACACGGAGATGCGGTGCTTGCTGTCGCGGGCCCTGCGGCGCTCGGGCTTTCACGTCACCGAGCTCCGGGATGGGCGGGAGACGCTGAGCCTGCTGGTGCACTGCGCGACCCAGGCCCCCGAGCAACTGCCCCACCTGCTCATCAGCGATGTGCGGATGCCGGGCTGCACGGGGCTGGAGGTGCTGGCCCAGCTGCGGCGCGTGCACGCGGGGCTCCCGGTCATCCTCATCACCAGCTTTGGGGACGAGGCGACCCACGAGGAGGCCCGGCGGCTCGGCGCGGCCCAGGTCATCGACAAGCCGTTCGACGTGGACGAGCTGTGTGCCGCGGCCTGGACGCTGGTGCCCTGTTCCTAA